TCTTATTTACTTCTTACTTCCTACGCTTTCTCACTTGCTCTCggtgtttcttttctattaatcTTGCCAGCGTGAAACTAAACAAAGCCAGCTTATATAAACAAAGTCCACGTGATTGATTCCTTGTTCCTTTGTTCCGTGATTTGAAGTTTAATTCCCCTTTGTGTTCTGCTTTTGTTCTGTTGTTAATTGATATTATTGCTCGTTGTTTAGTTACATGGATGTGGAAGCGATCAGTggactggagagaaaggaatggtggtggcaggATTGAGAGATTAATGAGGATAAACAAAACGAGGAATTGATGGAAGCAAGACTCATGAAAGACAAATCAAGAATATCAGTAAAGGTTAACAATTTATGATGGTGAGAGGAAGCAAATAAGGTGAAGCGTAAGTGACTTTgtatatgaagaataaggatTGTACGAAATGTTTGTAAGAAAGAACAGCGAaacttaaatgaaaaataacgaaaatggATTAGTAGTGAAATTGATATATTGAAAGATTAAACGCAAAAAGGTACACAATTAagtctttcagtactggggcacatgtttaccttgggatttgtgtccgattagaccattttattgacattaggaaagctctacggaggtcagaagattaatggccacagtcctcactattttaaccccacacacaagtttctgaagctgtataaaatcatcaaatagtaagcagaataaatatgaaaacacggcatgatactgaaagggttaataagaaagaaatacaagaaatagaataaatgaatacgaATTAAAAGTGTGAAGCAACAAAATAACATCAcgtaaataatgataagaaaaaacataTGAATAAGAAAGGAGCAAAGTAATGAGCAGGACATTTTAGGAAGGAAACTAAacgcaatgaaaaagaaaagagagacaggaagcgTGTGGCAGCGGGCGACTCCCACACTTCGGAGAATGACGTCACTAGTCTTGTCAGAGATGGTGACGTACTCCAACCATCACCCTAGcacctcccactcttcctccctccgttatctccctcacccacctccctccctcccttccctcaccccttatctctcctccttccttccattattccCCTCACcactttatttcctccctccttctccctatcTTCCTATCCTTCGTTTTTATTCCTAcagtttttcccttcctttattcatctaccatccttcagtcttttttcttcctttttattcttttttccctttatttctcttcctttttcacccttttcttcatttttattcatctcctttccttcttcctttcttccttctattccttctctcacttcccgTAATTGATCTTCCTCCtacatcttctccttcttccactaATTCATCTAGTTACTTCATCCCCTTTTACATACCCTCCCTTCGCCTCACCCTTTTctccttacttcctcttcctcatcctacttttttcctcccttctcttttaccTAATGACGTCAACCCCTCCCGTGCCGTCATAACTCCCGATGTTTGTGGCTTTAGGTAAACACCACTACCGCCCACACCACCATTCACGCCGCCCTTGCTTCCACCCACACCTCCAGTCAcgcctccatccatccactcggtccctccttccatccctcatcCACTGCCGTCCAtgatttcatcctttcctccgtcGCTTCCttatatctattcattcatttattcattcattctgccGCCAACTCATTCATATGTATGTGTATTAgttcacttatctatttatttattcatttgtttacgaATATATCTATTTACGgtgttttattcattactttatttactAGTACATTAATTATGAAGGTTATCATGTGGTGTCAGTTAATTAGCTTGAGAGGGAATGTTATCCTCGACTCTACCGCTGGGTTTAGAAATACAGCAACTTtaaaaacatatgaaaaaaaaggaaataggggTGGTAGCAAGAACCCAGCAGGTCTACCCTAGGCAATTAGTTCTTGTATGAAACACCACCTCAcccataaataataggatagaaAAGCAATCAATTTCCCTTCCTACTGAACCGTTCCTCTGTGTCACACTTcaggcagaaaagaaaggaataaatctGGACATTTTTGTGGGACGGCAAGAAAGGAAACTTCTGCATCGCACACGTGGGAGATTTATTCCAGCTTCACTGCTAAACTTTTTGGACTTGAGGAAGAagcaaacggaaaaaaaaatgttaagaaaaaaaatagaggaggaggaggaggaggaggaggaggaggaggaggaggaggaggaggaggggaaacacAAACTTATACAATGAAAGAACAAACAGTaaacattttgttgtcctttaaCTGGTCATGATAGGAATGCATCATGTACGAGAGACGCTTGAAAATGAATgcaaatgagaaggagaaagagaagcgaaAGGAACATATACAGATTATGAGTTGTAAAAGGACAGCACATCTTCATTcctacaccctcacacacacactgattctcCTTCACACACGCCCTCACACCAGTACCACACTTCTTCATTCTCTGCTGTCCCTTATAATTTTACACTCGGTCATAAAAACATCTTGGGAAGCGTTATAGCTTAATGTGGACATGATTTTGTTTACAACTcttagagggaaaaggaagaagaggaggagtaatagaCGGTGGGGAAAGAACGAGAAAGTGATGACTGTGGGAAAAGAAAGCTCTGTTTAatgttacttttttactttcctttttatacTGGTGTTGTAGATTCCTCGCATTTGGAGCGCTGTTCTGTTGTTTGGCTAGAGATTTGACACATTGACCGGAGAGTTactagatgaaggaagagaggtgacATTCGAGTAGGAtggagaagtggaaggaagaaagataatggTTGTAATAGTGTGGGGTAATAGTGTTGGTAATAGTGAGAGCGTGGGAGTGTAGAGTGTGCAGgtagggtgggagaggagggacagggttggagggaaggggaggggggttACTACATCACCAGTCCACTAAGTAAGATGTTGGTGGcgaagtgtgttttggtgttagtTGCTCCAAGGAGTGCCGGCCAGTGTAAAGTCTCGCtagttctttccttcacttaaaCTCTTTCCTCGCCTTCTCTTAAcaccattgtcaccaccacacttACACCACCATAGAGTTACACCACAACGCTTAAATTTACCTCACTGATATAACACCCTGCAATGTTTCCTGTTCCCTCGCAAGCACGGGACATTgcactctctcttccacaccaCATATATTCATTAAAGTACAGCTTGATTCCACACTAATGCACTCACCTCACATCTCTAAACTGCACGCCACACTCACCCCTGCATTACAATCAAATGACACTGCAGCATTATTACATCTggccacaccctctctctctgtctgtctgtctatgcctctctctctctctctctctctctctctctctctctctctctctctctctctctctctctctctctctctctctctctctctctctctctctctctctctctctctctcaacacacacacacacacacacacacacacacacacacacacacacacacacacacacacacacacacacacacacacacaccagcctccgtccctctctcccGCTACGGTACAGCCAGCTAGCCACTCAGGTACACATTTACTTGCAGTCCTTTCTTTAATGTGTAAATCAATGCGCGCACGccaacacatttttctttgcttgCTCATATACATTAAGGCTCGAATGTCAATATtctgtggaggagggggaggaggagaaagaggatgatgatgatgacgatgatgatgatgatgatgatgatgatgatgaggaggaggaggaggaggaggaggaggaggaggaggaggaggaggaggaggaggaggaggaggaggaggaggaggagaaggaggaggaggaggagaagaaggaggaggaggaggaagaggaaaaagaagacatctGTTACGTTCTCCTTAagtcttctattctctttctttctcgtatgTTTCCCTCCGCATTCGTCTTACCCCCCCCCCACCGAGTCATCCCGCTGTTCCGTTTCCTCAACAGCAGGAAGCGAGATAGTGCTGTGTGCCTCAAGGTCTCCCTCCTGCGGCGCCTCGCTGGCCATGAGACAGTCCCGGGCTTATTTGTGAAACGTGACTAGATATTCTACTTCATTAGGGCGAGCTTAACTTCTCTGTAACTCGAGTGAAGCGGAGTATTACAAAGGAAAGCGATAGCAAGATTCTCATTTGATCGCCACGGGTTGTTTGGTCGCATGataatgtctttttttatttgcaagTTTGTGTATTTTGATTAATCGCCGTCTGTCGCAAGCGCCGTGAGGAGTCTGGCCAGCTTGGAAACAGTCTGAGGCCGCTCCGAGGTGACTATCCCGCACCAACACTAACACGCATAATTCATCCTCAAGGGCACGAGTTAAACCTATCAGGCCAAATTCTGAGTGAGTGTTCCAGGTGAGGGACAGGTGGGGGTTGTTAATGACATGATCTTCCCACCCGCCCCTCCGCTCGCCCTTCACTCGTTCCTCAGAATTTGGCCTCGCGAAACTAACCTGTAGATGGTGTGTGTTAAGTCTTGACTGACGCTGTGGTTCGTTCCTTCACCTTCAGAGGATTCCGATTCTTCTATCATCTTCCTCGAAACTTATGGTGTTGATCCACGACTGCTGAGAAACGACGACGCTGACGAATACAGCGAAAGGGAAGCTGACCAAGGCACTTGTCCTGAAAACAACACATCTTCCATACACTCATTGACAGAGTTTAGGCTCGAACTTGATTCAGAGTCTCGGCATTCTGTGGGCAGCGACGAAGGGACCTATACAGACCACAGCTCGCAGACCGACACGTCCACCGATACATTGATCTTGGATGGTCCGCTGGCTCAGGCAGATATACCAGATCCAAGTGAATGTCCTTCAGAACTTGACGGAAATACCAAACTAGACATTAATCcaatagaaactgtaggagcaCCTGAAGAACAGTTCGCCAAAAGAGAAACAGTgactgagaaggaaaaaattcaAAGCGCCTCCACTGGATATCCAAACGACTTAAACGACTTTGACTCGTTCTTACAGAAGCAATCTGATGAGGACAGAAGCTCAGGAACTGGCTCATTTTTCTCAAACTTTGAAGAGAAACTAGAACAAGCAGAGCGACAGTTCCCAGACTTGCAGGTTGAACACCTGCTGGCTGACGAAGAAAAGTTCGAAGAAGAGAGCAATTCTATTTCCCTCTGGGTTTCTAAGAAAACAGAAGCGGCAACACCAGAAACTAGTGAGGGCGAAAAAGAGCAGGATTTTTTGCTCAAGTCACCTCAAGCCACCAAACTGGAGACCAATATGGGGCAATACTATTCAAGTGTGTCGGGCGCGGGGGCATCGAAAGGCGGGGACGTTTCTGGCTCATTACCATCCTCGCCTCGGTCATCAGAAGGATGGCGCATCTCCATGGCCTCCACAGCCACTGTGGGCTCTTCGGCAACTGCTGGTTCAGACGACACAGTAGCGAAGGACATGTCGGAACTGTCTTCTGTTAACTCCCGTCTTTCCGATCTCGATGACACCCAAAGTGGAGCGAAAATTCCTCTTTCAACACCCACCGCTCCAGATCCCAACGCCACACCCAAGGTAGCACCAGTGGCCGAACGAAAGAAGCAAACGAGTATTAAGGACGCTATAGACGAATTAGAGAGTATTGAACAAGCGGCACAAACCCTCTTGCTGAAACGGCAGTGTTCCAGTGATGAGGAGAGACTCACACCAGTCCCAGGTAAAGACTCGCCCGTCCACCTGTTATCCAGCTATTCCATCCTGACTGTTGATAAGGCGAGCCctcagggaaagaggaaagtgacacctagtccccctccacctccgggCTTCGCTGACCCAACTGAAGGCGACGCCATATCGGATAAGATGGAGAAAAGCCTTTCCTCTCTTGAATCTTCCTTGAAGGACGTGAACAAACAGAAATTAGACAGTCACTCGTCTTTTGTTAATGGAAACTCATCTCCCAAAGTATCACGAGCTGATAAGAGTGGTGATGTGAAGTCTGGAGtaaaacctcctcttcctcccattgcAACTCCAACTACCGTCATTCAGCAACCTAAAGGGGACGTGAAGAGGCGGTTATTGTCCAGGTCCAAGGAGGTGCAGCTTTACATTTCCCGCGAGTCCTATAACGAAGAACGAGTCTTGAGAGAGCTAGAGAAACTGCGACGCAGCTTCCAAGAAAATGATCTCAATGATTTTCTGGATGCCCTTGACAACACTGCCATCGAGGACGACATTGAGGAAGCTTTCTTGAACCAACTGCTCGAGGATCTCAGGGAGGACATAGAAGCTTTACCGGATGGGCCGCCAGACAATACCACGCAAAAGGTAGACGATGTAGTTATGACAGAGTCGTCTTCTGAGGTGAGCAGTGACGAGGCTACGCGGGAGGCTCTTGGGTCACCCTCTGCCTCGAACAAAttagaaagagtgagagaaaagattTCAGAGAGGATCAGAAAACGGAAGGAGAGCAAAAGCAGTGACAGTGGAAGTTCTGAAGCATCTGGAACACCCAAAGACGAAAAACACAGCGAATCCTCCAAAGTGGACTCAACTCAATCTGACACGCCCTTGCCAGACCATTCACATACGGCACAGGCAGACAAGAGTGACACTTCAGACACGTCTAGCCAAGTTCAAATCTCAGATGTGGCTAAAACTGAGGACACAAAGAAAGGTTTTAACATTGCCCAGTTTCTGAAAAAAGGATCACCTAAATACCTTAGAAAGAAGTACAAAGAACGCAAGAATCGTAAGTCGGACTTGATAACTACATCAGAGAGCGAAAGCGAAGACCCTGAATGCTGTAAGAAGGAACCCAACGGATCAGCGTTGAAGAGTCAGTCTAGTCTGAAGGGAAGTAACCGATCCCTCAATGGCACTCAGGACACGAAAAAAGAAGTTCGATTTGATCTTGACTCTGATGCTCGAGGTAAGGACTTGGACTCAGCAGAGAGAGCCACTGGCGTTAACATTGTTAAACAGTCAGAGCAGAAGATTGTGCCTGGTCCAATACTGGTGACATGTGAAGCTCGGCGACAAGAAACGGTCGTTCTTAAGGAGTCGGAGGAGAGTGTTAAAGAGACCTCGGCGCAACCTCCACCATCACAGCAAGTACGCTCTCCGCTACCAGCTGCTGTAGAGGACATCAACAGCCGAGCAGAGTCTATTTTACCAAAATTACCAGAAAGAGTCAAGCCcccaaggaggaaaaagatgattcCAACACCGGTGGAGGAACTCAGTAGGTCCCTACCAGACGCCAGTTCGGCCATTAAGTCCGTAAAGGTGATTGATGCCAGGACTGAATTTCTAAAGAACATGACTGCAGGAAAGGACGAATCGCCGCCACCTCTTCCTCACTACGAAGTAAATCTTAATGCCCCCACGTCTCCATCTGCTGCTGTGGTGGAAAACGAAGAGGTCCCAGAAACATCAGAAAACAAGACTGTTCGTACTACTCAGAATGAGAGTCTCCAACCACTCGAGAGAGAAGTCACTACTCTTCCTGACGCCAACATTGCCTCTGCACCGCTGCAATCACTCTCTTTCACCACAGCGTCTCAAGAGGTGGCTTCGTGCTCTTCATCACAAAAGGACGTCTTGGTGACCACTGCGACACCATCCCAACTAATAATTAGTGAAAGAAATGTGTCCTCCATTGAAGAAAGCATGGTGGCTCCCATCCCAGTGACCTCTGTAGCTCCGATATCTGTAGCGTTGCCCGAGGCCACCAAAGTAGTTTGTCCTCCGAGAAGTCTTCTTCTTCCAGTTATTCAAGAAAGTGTGCATGAGGACCAaacctccctccccacccctaGCGAGCCCACTACTGTCTCCTCCAGCAGCTATGGAGACAGCACGCCCGCCACACCTCCATTTGAAGACGATAAATTGCCCTCACTTTACGATAATGTCAACCCATTCAAAGAAATGCTAGagcaagaaaagatgatgaaagttGGTGCTTCTGCAGAGCCCATCCATCCACCAGAAAACCAGACAAAGGTGGCGACAGAGACCACAAGGCCTGGATCAGTAACCCCCACCAATGAGCTCGAGGACCTCAGTCTTCCGCAGGCAGCTCGCAAGAGCCCTGAACCCGAGAAGGTTGAGGTTGTTGATATTGATGCTTTGGCGGCGCTCACTGCAGAGATGTTCAAGTTTGccgaggaaatggagaaagaaattcCAAAGAAGAGTACCAGGCCGCCTTTTAGGGGAAAGACTCATGCTAGTAGGCGTGACGCGGACACTTACACTTCACCAATAAGTGTGGTGACGAAGGAAGTTGGTACTGAACCGGAGATGAGTCAACATCCAAtcttgaaggaaagaaggaaaagtaatacTGTCGGCATACAGACGGACAACGCAAGATCTGTACGTACATATGAAGCAGCTTCCCAGACTGATACTGAATACGAAACTGAGACAGAATCTGAGATGGAAGATAAccaacaaaagaaatatgatgctAGTAAATGGACGTTTGGCCCAGTGAGGGAGCAAACATTGCCGCTGCCGTCTTCTGCCGAGCCGCAGTTGGGTCAcctgcaccagcagcagcaacggctgATCCAAGAACTGCAGAAGAAAACTGTGATGCACCagcagaaagagaaagcaaagccTAAGATACCGCCAAGGAAATATCAGGACAAAATGCCTCTCAAAGTTGTGGCGGAGTTGAAGAACGTGCTGTCGGACCTCGAGGACTACAAGCCGACACCAAGCAGGGTAGTGGAGCAGCCTCCGCGCTGGGATTCTCAACTAACGTGGCCTCACGGTAGGTTAGATAATAATGTTACTAACACCAAATCCTTGGAGTCTAGTAAGACACCCCTAGCTAACACTGTGCCCACTCAGACAGACGCTTCGCACCTGCCTGCCGTGCCTTCTGGCTCCCCTATTGAACCCAGCAGCCAGCTTAGTAATACCTCCCTTAACCCTGTCATGCAGTCTCCAGATATTACCCATAAAACTGCCACATTTCCTAAATCTGAAACGAACGGAGGTGTAGATAGGCAGGCGTCATGTTCAGTCTCCACAGATGACCTGGCAACCGGCACTGGGGAAGCTGACTTGCCGGGTGCCAGGGCGGTGGGCGGCACCAGTGACAGACAGCAGACAAAAGTTGAGGCTCCCGGCCCACCTGCTGCCCCGGCACGTAAGCCACAAACACTGCTCCATCTCGGGAGCCAAAATAAGCAGATGAAAGGTAACGAGTACGTAGTGGGTAGGTCATCAGGCACCATAACTAAGATCAGGGCCAATGTTTACCCATCCTTCGCCCCAGTGATTAAAGTCCCCACTGGGAAGCCTCCTGTTCCGCGGTCCGCATTCAGGAGGCTATCTGCCGACGCCCAGGCTGCTGAGGAAGGCTACCAGAGCGACCCTGGGGGCAGGCGTCCCAATGGCCGCAACAGACAACCCCCGCTGAAGACAAAGCTTCCTTACCAAGTTGCTGAAGACCGTGGTTACGTCACCGATACTGAGGTTGTGTTCAAGCAGGCGGCGGAGCAGGACAAGACTCTCCGCGGCACCTGGACGCCCATCGGCCAGCTGTCGCCGCCCGAGTCGTCGCCGCGGGGCCTCGCGGAACAGGGTAAGGCCAGTGTGGAACTAACCCCTCCGGCTCCATCCGCTGCCCCACGGGGTGACCATCCTACTGAAACTGCTCCTccttatgctcctcctcctcctccaactcccccatcttcaccctcttctcctccacctgttcCGACGACTCCTCCCTCTActcccactccttcccctcAAAATTCTACTCCTCAGCCTCagtatttctctccctctaagaCTCCTTCTCCTGATCCTCTTCCAaccacttctcctcctactattcctcttccttcatcgcctcctccctcatctcttccCACCACTTCTCCTCCCTTGTCTTCTCCAACGATTCctgctccttcatctccttccaccACTTCTCCCCACACATCTCCCGCATCTCCTCCGCCCTCATCTGCCCCTGCCACTCCCcttcccttatctcctcctccacttccttctcctaccctttcttctcctcctcctgcagttctTTCATCACCATCTTGTCCTTCTGTGGATTCTCCTTcatcgtcttctcttcctcctacatgtCCTTCTCCAGCCTCTTTTACTGCGATTTCCCATGCACCACCATCTTCTCCTCTACCCTCTTCCTCTGTAGCTCTTCCACCCTCATCTCGTCCTCCTGAAATTCCTCTTGtacacttccctcctcctcttcttccatcttcttcttcttcttctccgccTCCTGTTGCTCCTCTACAATCTTCTGCAGTTTCTCTTATATCCTCTTCTCCTGtggttctttcttctccatcctcttctcctcctcctcttcttccttctccatcctcttctcttcctgcttgtcCTACTCCACCCatgtcttcccctcctccactctaTTCTTCTATTCAATCCTCTTGTCCTtcacgtcctcctccacctccgtcGTCTCCTCCTgtgactcatcctcctccatcatcatctctgtcttctgctcctcttattcctcctccatcatcctcattttctcctcctgcacgccccccttctcctccatctcctcctcctcctgcacgtcctcctccacctacctcgtttcctccttctgttcctcctcctccatcctcttcaccTTCTGCAGTTTCTTGtcatcctatttcttctctcactgCGATTCCTGTTTCTATGACTTCTCATCCTCCAGCCACTTCATTGCCTGCTCCagtttcttcatcctctcctcctcctcctcctcctcctccccctctcctccccctctaatCCAGACTTCTTCTGTGAATCCCTCTACGGTCCCTTATTCTCCACTCTCGCTTAGCGagaaccctcctcctccatctcatcttGCCACCCTTCCtacaccctcttcctcttctatgatccctcctccacctcccctccctcctccccctcacgtGCGTGCTAGTGCCGAGGTAGTGTCAAGTAGCAGTAACACTCGCACAATGTCAAACAAATCCGTACACACAAGAGATCACCGCAGCTCCCCCGTGGCTGGTGGTGGCCAGGGTGTGGGTGATGACTTGAGAACGTGCGGCCGCCTGTGGGAGCTCCATCTGCTTTACCAACAGCGGCGTTCATACGACGATAACAAAAGGAGCTCGAGCCCTTCAGGCCTTCTCTCCTGCACTGACGCCTCCCTCAGCCTGTCCGGCAGAGATAGATGTGACGTTTCGACGACCTCGCAGCCCCTCGTCCAACCCCCGCTTCCCCCACCACCTGTGTCCCCGAGGTCTCCCCCACGTGCCTGGCACCCAGCGCCAGCCCCTGCCAGTGCTGATCGTGGCATCGCCACGGCCGAGTCGCCGTACCCGTGCCAGCCGTCTGCTACCCACTCTGGCTCCTCAACGGAGAGAGAAGTATCGTACCGCAAAAGTCGCCCTCAGAGGCCACTCACCTGGGGGCCGCAGTCCACGCCACCTGTATTTTCTTCTGCTGAGCACCACGCTCCACCTGCTGCCACAACGTCCCCTCCCGGCCAGTCCAAGGCCCCTAGCAGTGGCCGCACCGTCGCCGAAAAGCAGGTTTGTCCCTCATCTAGCGGGGCAGCCCGGCCCCTGTCAGCCAGTTTCGTTGGTTCTTACGAGTCTCACCGGCTGCAGGCACAAGGCCTCGCTGAGTGGCTCTTTTTCGCTCGTCTTGACCGCGGCAGTAAAGATCTGAGCGAGCTGTCCACCACCATGGAGCTAAAGGTTGCTCCGCAAGTCAATGGCTCGAGTGAAACCAGTGAGGGCCAACGAGTGTCACATATGGTGCGGCAAGAGTCCGATGAAAACATTAGTAGAGAGGAAATTGTGCGGTCTGCTAAATATCCGTCTGCCAAGCTGAAGTCTGGGCGTTCAGCATCGCCTCCTCCCCCGCCTCCTCGCCCTCGCACACCGCTGGACGAGCGCGACCCTGAGTTAGTTTTAGGCGAGCGTCGCTACCTCTCCTACTTCCAGGAGCCGCCCTACAAACAGCAGCGAACACGCAGCACGTCCAGGGAGCCAAAGACTCCTGACCTGCAGCAGCTGGAGGCGCAGCGGCGGTACTATTGCCACTTTCTGAGTCCTCCACGGGGCTCTTCTCTCACGCGGGAGGAAGTATACAAAAGCACCGAGCCAGATGAGGTTCAGCTGGCCGCTCAGAGGCGATATATGTCTTATTTCAACCCCGGTCCCCCGAGGCCTCGCTCAGCTCGCTCCCAGGAACCTCCCGAACTTGACTCCGCTCAGATTGAAGCTGAGCGCCGATATTTGTCCTACTTTAACGCTGCTCCTCCGCGGCCACGTCGCCAGTCCTCACCTGGATCACGCTCATCTGTGGAGCCTGATCCAGTGCAGCTGGAGGCTGAGCGTCGGTATCTTTCGTATTTCAATTCTGGCCCTCCACGCTCACGCCCACTCTCACGACCCACCTCCGTGACTTCGGAGCCTGACTCAGAACAGCTTGAAGCAGAGCGTCGCTACCTGCGCTATTTTTCGTCAGGGCCGCCACGCCCCAAGCGGCGTCCAGATGATGAAACTGAAAAGTCAGTAGACAAGCCTGACTCTCAGCAGCTGGAGGCAGAAAAACGCTACATGGCATACTTCCAGGGCACACCCAAAGCCAAGCATAAGAAGGAAGTCGAaactgatgaagaaaatgaagggaagctCCGCGTTCCTCCCACTCGTGAGATGCTGGAGGCTGAGGAAAGGTTTCTAAACTACTTCAAGCCGATCCCTTGCGGGGCACCCAAACGCCTGCTGGACGAGCCGCCACCCGTCAGTGAACACGAAAAGATGAGGCAGCAGCTTCTGCGAGAGTTCTGGGAAGCGCTGGAAAATCGCATTGAccgcaaagaaaagaaaatcattaaagTGAGTCGACCCAAGCGAGAGATTCATCGCGAGGCGACGCCGCCCACACAGAGGGAGCTGGTGGTGGAAGAGTTCCTGCAACGTGTcaaggacagaaagaaagagaaggacctGCACTACGGAGACACagacgacgaagaagaggaagaccagaAAGACAAGACACCTGGTGAGGAAGACGAGCCTGCCCCCGTCATCGAAGGAGGCGgcgaggtgaagggaaagatcGTGGAAGACCTTGGCCTCTTTGTGAGCTCCGAGGGTGAGTGAGCTGCCGGTCCTCTATAAATCCCAGTCTGGGACAGGACCCGATGCCACTGTGTGTTGTAAGAACTCTGAACCCTTGCCCCTCGCACATGACCTCGGTGGGGTCAGGTCAGATGCAGTAGTGAATCTTAGACG
Above is a genomic segment from Portunus trituberculatus isolate SZX2019 chromosome 40, ASM1759143v1, whole genome shotgun sequence containing:
- the LOC123516083 gene encoding uncharacterized protein LOC123516083 isoform X9; amino-acid sequence: MRLLRPKSPSRMLKFCGGTRKKESDVTSTGKAGGAGVRAGCAVKAINGTSTAQLSLSNAHALTKQGSTLTLEIEDNSEEPSGNNFSSSTSICSSSTSASTVVAANGHISSARRNIESGGSVEKVHDSFTDGRSNDYDKLEDSDSSIIFLETYGVDPRLLRNDDADEYSEREADQGTCPENNTSSIHSLTEFRLELDSESRHSVGSDEGTYTDHSSQTDTSTDTLILDGPLAQADIPDPSECPSELDGNTKLDINPIETVGAPEEQFAKRETVTEKEKIQSASTGYPNDLNDFDSFLQKQSDEDRSSGTGSFFSNFEEKLEQAERQFPDLQVEHLLADEEKFEEESNSISLWVSKKTEAATPETSEGEKEQDFLLKSPQATKLETNMGQYYSSVSGAGASKGGDVSGSLPSSPRSSEGWRISMASTATVGSSATAGSDDTVAKDMSELSSVNSRLSDLDDTQSGAKIPLSTPTAPDPNATPKVAPVAERKKQTSIKDAIDELESIEQAAQTLLLKRQCSSDEERLTPVPGKDSPVHLLSSYSILTVDKASPQGKRKVTPSPPPPPGFADPTEGDAISDKMEKSLSSLESSLKDVNKQKLDSHSSFVNGNSSPKVSRADKSGDVKSGVKPPLPPIATPTTVIQQPKGDVKRRLLSRSKEVQLYISRESYNEERVLRELEKLRRSFQENDLNDFLDALDNTAIEDDIEEAFLNQLLEDLREDIEALPDGPPDNTTQKVDDVVMTESSSEVSSDEATREALGSPSASNKLERVREKISERIRKRKESKSSDSGSSEASGTPKDEKHSESSKVDSTQSDTPLPDHSHTAQADKSDTSDTSSQVQISDVAKTEDTKKGFNIAQFLKKGSPKYLRKKYKERKNRKSDLITTSESESEDPECCKKEPNGSALKSQSSLKGSNRSLNGTQDTKKEVRFDLDSDARGKDLDSAERATGVNIVKQSEQKIVPGPILVTCEARRQETVVLKESEESVKETSAQPPPSQQVRSPLPAAVEDINSRAESILPKLPERVKPPRRKKMIPTPVEELSRSLPDASSAIKSVKVIDARTEFLKNMTAGKDESPPPLPHYEVNLNAPTSPSAAVVENEEVPETSENKTVRTTQNESLQPLEREVTTLPDANIASAPLQSLSFTTASQEVASCSSSQKDVLVTTATPSQLIISERNVSSIEESMVAPIPVTSVAPISVALPEATKVVCPPRSLLLPVIQESVHEDQTSLPTPSEPTTVSSSSYGDSTPATPPFEDDKLPSLYDNVNPFKEMLEQEKMMKVGASAEPIHPPENQTKVATETTRPGSVTPTNELEDLSLPQAARKSPEPEKVEVVDIDALAALTAEMFKFAEEMEKEIPKKSTRPPFRGKTHASRRDADTYTSPISVVTKEVGTEPEMSQHPILKERRKSNTVGIQTDNARSVRTYEAASQTDTEYETETESEMEDNQQKKYDASKWTFGPVREQTLPLPSSAEPQLGHLHQQQQRLIQELQKKTVMHQQKEKAKPKIPPRKYQDKMPLKVVAELKNVLSDLEDYKPTPSRVVEQPPRWDSQLTWPHARYGGYMSEPEGYDSDIGGGTLRYATVDRRRGPQYEADPMTSSLPRECLIDLDPYDRNTSRYVHQPGRIEDYVPGYSSLAEKELKRDVAVVDVSTRSYKNPDADVKLESQSQEPPPVSVNHRFGSQMMSMTHALKESGYESDSTLVFKKREDARRLAPDPRKTSQVYRQIQRGGDIPITGLQKPNPPKPKEEYYVVYSDLDLGLHHPSLSDLFLTYGQTRIMAPPTKPPMHTFGDKKRSAPSKVIVAPSPPRRISSKWHPSLMKAGKDRPPVPSARSTSAERVRETRALYSTWHREKVARSREKLGSSNTKTTSLGRSLSAAKQTQEVRENFLKGRRTVSESRFTIEDRENSPPRRTAPPAKTKSPLRHYESRDKLHYRSSQRDILVDRSLPIRQQDHAAPHVLGHTRSLSADTSRKWSNTSADSGRSVMRHTVSSMNKIKRTSLQQSHSDGPCQASRSSSADSTCRRRRSSCLSPESQPASRKSPVSRKDSRPRGSPYSDISMEAPDDKKLKQSESFDTTQSNETGYSSMIDLSPSPTPEKKIVAEESEKRPRKKSEPPSSRSQSSPVRRSRFSASFNEQRNKWEAITRGDAVGGRLSRSTSRSTSPLRSLQLVRQVSSSFKDIPTEVSLSSPAPRRSRSLDVLTPSPHSHPRRYRQYILELRNAAPRSARISQLRRLFTSLERVHRLEHSVSSVELSVAESRSQAIIDFETWKGLREKERKALEYNVLLKELNVAQREKEFLYKVTPEKKWAGDCRLRGRDAHVTDLRDKFSTISDNTSEVTYKRRRELENSKDTYRGLWRGSSVRDLSHMYQDPERRRSSSKRGSSLSLSREDSGLRSRGLWTSLSLEQVNAFRDHLAEIYGSMQSIRSWRERKQRNQGKGQHRAQQSSLITK